TACGCGCTCCAATAGACAACtgaaggtttttttattattaattgtttaattaaaattcaaaatagttttagaaacAGTGCACAGTAGCCCAATAAAGTTTCaagacattttataaaattattggtaaatttaatttagctgATTATTACCTAATTTTTCTAGGTTGtgatagaataatttttttcttggttATTAAGTAACCAATATGCACAACAAGTAATGTAAAgttacatataatattttatacataattagtTAATTACACTTAGCCTGTTGCTGGCTTGTTGTTGGTAtgtagtagaaaaaatatatatgcagctatattgcaaatatataattgcagttttttttttttgatagcaaTTGTACATTTAATCATAGCAATAGTTTCTTATAAAATTCAAGTAACCTAGTGTAGTTATTTGTTCTAGTAATATGTTTAGCAATCTTCAGGTCATTGGACcatcataataaataattattatgctGCAAGTAACATGTAATCAAGTACAACCTACCGCAATGGCTAGAAATGATGGCTTGATAAAATAGTCATTCTGGACAGATGTTATATACATCTGGCTGCTGTCTTGAAGAAGCAAAGTGTTGAATGTAAGCAGAAAACTACTGTTGACCAAATTTacgtgtttgtttttttatcttttaggctggcatagataaaaaacctgtgttacattgtttctaGGATGATGATTTTTGCTTGTGCCTCCTTGGTAGTGGCTCTGCAACTCCTCTGTTATCTTGTAATGAAGGTACAGccattaaaattagttaaacgTCTCTGAAGCCAATTGGTAGTAAGGTTTCTTTAACTTAGTGGTAACTCTCAGAGAGACTGATtctatcaacagctgtaaaatctCATGTTGTGCATGGAAGGTGTCTCTTTTAATGCTTTTAGAGTGTGTTGTTGAGGACACATAAGAGGGCCTTCGCTATAACTTGAGGTTGATTAACATAAATGATATAACTGCTTCTTGCTTAGAGTGTCATACACTATTTATgattgagtcaagttctctattaaaaatataaatcaacatacctaaaaatattaaacaaaataaccaCTATTAACCTCAAATTGTTTcagtatattttttacaaatatttgtgatGAAAACAGATGAAACTTTTCATCTGTTGAatctttttaaagcttttacaAAAATTCACCAGATCAACTCGCTTTTTGTGAGACTTTGATAATTCGAAGTCTGAattcgttttatttttaaatttgttttttaaatgtttcattttcaGATTTTAGATTCTTTGATTCTCAAAGGCTCCAACAGTCACATGCATTACCTTATACttacatattaatttatttcatattgGTTTGAATCCTGACTATTCTTGTTTGCTCTTTTGTACTTCTTTACTCAAACATCTTTCTACGCAAACACCATTCTACTCAAACACCATTCTACTCAAACCTTTCTTCCAAACtgcattctttttttatgttatttcagatagtgatgtaaattttccattaaaatttaattcaaaatttagcGGTAAAACTTActggtaaattttaattcaaagagAGCAAAttttccttataaaaaaattttttttttaagaataatgaaaataagtaaaaaaaatttcaaaatttaccaggcggtaaattttcaatttttttcaccAGAAAATTTTTCGGTAAATTTTACCTTCGCAACACTaattctgatcaaattgaccgaGCCCTTTCTCAATATGTCTTggctaatatttttgttattgttgttgatgTTCATCGCgctgaaaaacataaaataactcTAGTATCACTGCTCCTGCTGGCTCTGAAGCCTAAAActctttctcaatctcttactcagatagttactTTAGTGACTTGGACATATaaccttataatatatattagactTGAAATAATTCTAGACCAAATTACTTACAAATCACTAGCGCTCTTTAACTTCTTTCAATGTCTCTCTAGTCTCTAACTCTGCAAATCTTGTCGCattctaattgtttttattgtgtaactttatttttactttcacttttcttgcaatattttctaaataaaaggTTTCGCACAAAAAATGGcacagttgttttttttatgtatttttctttggACTAAgtctttacaactttttttttcaattttataaaaaatatttacgtggaataatttttgaaatatgtcatttttaagtaacttttcagtgagaaaagtttttttttttaaaaaaaaaaaagtaatttatagtAATTGTCTGCTTCTTGGCCTGCTGTGCATGCtggttttaagtgtttttttcaatttttggtaTAATTATTTGTTCTAGACTGTATATTTaccttcttttttaattctttaaatatagTTTGTGCATGGTTTACTATATTATAAGGTCTTTAGATGTAATGATTTTTCATATAAGTTTACTCACttaatattaaatcaaatttttataggTTATATTTAACACATgagaaatatataacttatggGAAACCCATTGGaaacttaatttatttcaaaattgtaTTCAGAGTTATAATTATTAGATAGGAGTTTGAAAACCTTTATTGTCCTTTgcatgtttataatttattttcacaatcttaaatattcttaattttaaagtaatttaaataagattttaaaacaaaacagtttcAGTTTCAGTTTTGAccttaaattgttaataaaacgtttattttatatttattatttatttattatcaattttttgtttcttttcgaTTTCCAAAATTTCTATAATACTTTTTGACTAGTGCTTAACTggcaatttttttatccaaaatctTACGGGATTCtattttatataagatcttataagattaaataaattagtatcaggTAATGTAGGatcatataaaactttttacctaATTTGTTAGATGGTTTTTctagagtaatttttttttaaactgaattttaGGTATGGCAATGCATGAAGTCTGGGGCTCTTTCTTTTCTTAATGATTTAGTTATTCCCAATTGTGAAGTGAATAGTTTTCAGCCGTTTATTTGTGTTCACAAAGATGTTGTTGCATGTTCTTCAGAACACGGTGTTTGTTTATGGAGCTTGATTGACTTTAAGCTGATAAGATGCATTCCGCCGAAACTTTGTCATCCATGTGCTTTTAATCAACTTATTTCATCTAAACAACCGACAAATTGTCGTGTCATTTTGCTTTACTACTCGCACCATCTCACAATGCAATACTTAGTtcataaaaacaagtttcaGATGGCTGGAGTTCAAGAAAAAACTAGGTTAAAAGTAAACTGGAAATTTCCGTCTGATGAAAAATGGCCTTGGTCTCATCGTAAACCTGGAATGGCTTGCTCAGTATTAAATGCAGAAAATGGACTCACGACTAATGTAAAAGTCTCCATGTTTGTTGCTACtcaggcaaaaaaaatttactgcaCTTTCTTTGATGCGTCAGATTTTGACTATACTGTTATAGATGCTTCAAACATAAAGCTCTAATTTAGTATTTGGTTTGTTGTTATTGCTTGTTCTACCTTGCGCTTGCACACTACACTTGCTTCGCGTtgcactttaaaattttaaaatctatatagATGACGCTAAAGATATCCTTGTCCCCATACACCCACTCCAccccttttaaaaaatttttcctaagtatttttttttttaccgaattccatttaaaaaagcaattttttagttcattctatacattatatacttttttttttttaaatgcaaaaagcaatttaatttttcaacaaattcatggatataaataaattaaaataaaactgcagTTTTATGGCGTAATTATCGCTAAGTTATTTATCGCTATGTTAATTATCGCTAAGttgatgtaaatataaatttgtttctttgcttggtatttattttatttcgtaaacgttttatgaaaataaatttatattctctctacacaattttttgtaaatataaaaagaaaatattttttaacggGTGTACTAAagtgtatgtttttttaatggttgtacagaattgtatttttgatttttgttgattttgtttttaatttaactccGTAATCTTATCGCAAGCGTAATCACATAATCATAAGCAAGTCAACTTTGTTTTGAACACAAAATCttgcttttttaagtaaaaggtTTCGAATTTCTTTAATCTTGTTGTGTCctatttgttcaaaataatttctCTAATATTATGccaactcaataaaaaaatactaattaaattaataaaaattctgatttaatgataaattaaccctaaaagaaaaaagtattatataatagaattaacacacacacacacagatatatagatagatatatatatatatatatatatatatatatatatatatatatatatatatatatatatatatatatatatatatataaatatatatatatatatatatatacatatatatatgtatatatatatatatgtatatatatgtatgtatatatatatatatatgtgtatatatatatatatatatatatatatatttatatatatatatgaacatagGCATACCGAGTTTTTGACTAATGGACATGTAACAAGTATTCCAAATACATTGTCAGTGAAAATTTGCGAAAAAATCTGGGTTTTTTTTCTGCATCATTACAATCatctatattttgtttttgggTAATTGTATTAGAAGAACTCATCTTTTatcatagaaaatattttaattcgaTATGATTTATAaaccataattataaaaaattatgcaagaaataaatttaaaacatgaataaaatatttaaaacatgaaTAAAATAGTACATGTTATTCTAGAGTATTTAGAGATAAGAAAAACCAATGTGTGAAATAAATTTGTCATAGCATGTTATCTCagttatactttgaaaatcacagatttaaaaaaaaaatttcttaagaaacttattttttgccgcacaataactaataattaccACAGTTTGCCATGTGTtgtcttatatttatttgagcTATATGATGCTTCAATCGAGTTTTAATTGATTGCTTGTCCCCTTAAATCCCCGTTCAgattttatgtatgttttaacTTGGTTGCTATGGTACTAaattttgcatagcaacaactcatttttacattaacgttgttttaacagtattttacTTGCGCTAAATACACAATATTGGGGGTatgtattaaaataagattcagAATTCTTATGAGGTTAACTTTTTTTGGTTACTATGGATACCTTACTTTGCATAACATAGCAACAACATATTTTCGGTAGTTGTtagtaatttaattactaacactgacagtaatttaattacttttaattttaattactaacactTGTAGTAACTTAATTACTAACAAGTATTAGTAGTCCAGGcggcatatatattataacattttacttttaaatacaaaatacttgttacaataattatttagatatggTTTTGTTAAACTTAGACATTCATAATTTTCtccaaaaaaacaatcttagtatttcaaaacaaaatattactgaagatatattaaaatttaatcagccaAAATTTGCTGATTTTAAAGACGTTGATTTTAGACATGCTGTTCAACGATTTGtttacttgtataaaaaaaagtggaaatcAGCAAACTATACtgtgaaaaattttgaaaagaagttTGTGAACTggcttaataaatatttaattgtcaGAAAAAAAGACAATGAACCAACTGCAAGTAGACGTGGTCGAAAACCAGTTGCATTTGATAAtagttctaataaaactaaaaaacggcGTGTATCTTGTTTAATTGAATCTCATTCATccaatgaattattttttgctgctaataaaaaatttagagatgAATCTGTTGTTATTGCtgccaaaaatgttttaaatatatcaaatacaGATAAAGCAACTAAATATTCAGCAGACGAAGCACTGGCTTTAATAATTGATGCAAGTCTGACAAAAGCTTCCTATCAATTAATTAGAAGCGGAGCCTTGGAGAAAAAATATAACATCTACCCCGCTTACAATGATGTCAGAGATGCAAAATTGAAATGTTATCCTGCAAACATAACAGTGGAGGACTATTCAGCTTCAGttcctttaaaagatttaatcaTACTTTGCAAAGAATCTGTGCAGTTCAGGAACCTGTGCTAAGGCACTTGATATTGAACgacaaagcaataaaaacaatgacacTAACGTGTAAGGCTGGTTTTGATGGTGCTACTGGCCAAAgcatttataaacaagttttatcagaACCCGACATTAACAGAGATTTAAAGCGTGAAGaatcattatttattacttgTCTTGTCCCATTGGATTTGACTGGATTTAACAACAGCAACGAAAAGGTGCCTATTTGGAGAAATCAAAAGTCGTCCTCCACAGCCTATTGTAGACCCATAAGATTTGCATACAAAATGGAATCCAAGGAATCTGTGATTGAAGAAGATCAGTACATTAAAAGTGAGATAGAAAGCTTGGGTATGATTTTATTAGAGGTTTGCGGATCTTCTATTGAAGTGAATTGTATTATTGAACTTACAATGATTGATGGGAAGGTTCAAACaatattatctgaaaaaaataactcaTACCAATGCTGTTCAGTGTGTGGTGTCTCTCCAAAAAATATGAATAGTCTTGATACCCTTAATATAGATTATACTAACAGAGAGTTCAAATATGGTCTTTCCGGTCTTCATGCATGGATTCGATTTTTTGAGATGTTATTGCACattgcatataaaaaagaaacaagaaagtGGCAAGCAAGATCTAAAGAACACAAAGAAAAGGCATCTGTAGCTAAACAAAAGATTCAGACtgattttatgaacaaaatgggACTTGTTGTTGATTTCCCTAAAAGTGGTGGTTCTGGAACAAGTAATGATGGCAATACCTCAAGGTGTGCTTTTGCAGCATATGAACAAACAGCTGAAATTCTGGGTATTGACCAAAACCTTATATTCAGATTTTACATTATCTTGGTAACGCTCTCTTCAGGATATAAAATAGACTGCTTAAAGTTCAAGGATTGTTGTTTTGACACTTTTAGACTATATGTGTCCCTTTATCCATGGTATTACATGGCTCAATCAGTTCACAAAGTATTGATACATGGACATGACATAATTAAAAGCCTTACATTACCCATCGGACTTATGTCAGAGGAAGCTCAAGAGGCTAGAAATAAAGACTTTAAATCTTATCGCGAAAATTTCAGCCGAAAAACATCCAGAAAAGCAACAAATACTGATCTTATCAATAGACTCCTAGTTTCCAGTGATCCTGTTATTTCATCATTGCGTAAATCAACATCACACCAAACAAATCATAAAGCATTTCCTTCAGATGTTTTACAATTACTTAAACAATCTTCAAacgatattattgttttataattttttgatgtaatttaaaattgataacgTTTTCTTGCactattttttgcttttattattcCTAAAACATTATTTACCTAAATactcaatttttattcaatataggTGGGTCAAAAATCCGATAAGATATTCAAATATCAATTTACCACTTTGTAACTAAAGAAAGTATCCGGTAACTAAGCAATATAAGTATCCataacaactaaatttaaaaaattatcactttTGTAAGAAGTGTGATCTCATATTGGTACTCATGCCAAATTTAGTGAATATAGCACTTATAAAATATCTGCAGATAACAAAAGTAGGTTGttgctaagcaaaataaaggtatccatagcaacgaagtaaaaaaatattaccttcATAAAAAGCGCAGACATCATATTAGTACTCATACTAATTTTAGTGAATATAgctctaataataaattagttatgaattttgtccagtaaaagtgcattctggcccactgtgctaCGGTGGAATGAGTTATGACGTTGTATTACAAGAAGACGTAATGGAAAACTAATCTCCGCTATCAAATAATGAAaggagaaatttatttttgtgtctgCATTTAGAAACTAATTCGTCTCTTTTGTTTAGCAGATTGTTccctttgtaaaataatatttcgaATTTCTCATTTAAACAAAGCTTACAATTTTTTGACGCAGGATTGTATGATTTACAGCGTTTAATAATATTCCATTTGATTGAAgttgtaaaattgttttcttttaactcCCATACTTCCTTAGACAACTCAGTGTCATTTTTTGAAACCagtataacataatttataaattgacaTATAAACCAAGCATAAATAATGTTCCAAAAAATAACCGCAAACGAAACATAATCTGGTACAATCCTCCACTTAGTAAAAATGTTACAACCAAAATTGGTCAACGCTTTTTAACCCTAATTGACAAGCATTTTCCTAAAAACCACCAactacacaaaatatttaacagaaacacaattaaaataagCTACTCCTGTATGCCAAATATCAAATCTATTATCAACttacacaacaaaaatattttatatggtgatctaaaattatcagaaaaagcctgcaattgcattaaaaaatctctttgcCCACTGAACAACAATTGCTTGTCTAACAATATCGTTTACCAAGCCACCGTAAGCTCAAATAAACCTCAATACAACGATAAAGTATACATTGGGATAAGCGAAACCTCATTTAAGCTACGTTATGCGAACCATCAAAAATCTTTTcacagaaaaaaatacaaaaacgacACTGAGTTGTCTAAGGAAGTATGGgagttaaaagaaaacaattttacaacTTCAATCAAATGGAATATTATTAAACGCTGTAAATCATACAATCCTGCGTCAAAAAATTGTAAGCTTTGTTTAAATGAGAAATtcgaaatattattttacaaagggAACAATCTGCTAAACAAAAGAGACGAATCAGTTTCTAAATGtagacacaaaaataaatttctcctTTCATTATTTGATAGCGGAGATTAGTTTTCCATTACGTCTTCTTGTAATAcaacgtcagaactcattctaccgtagtttgtaatttttaaacggttttatatattttttgattttgtacttcaTGACTGATGATGACcaataggcatgaaactttaagttcctgAAAATTTAAGTTCCAtgaaaatttctgaaaatttaagttccataaaaagttgttttttctaaaatttatttatttatatatatatatatatatatatatatatatatatatatatatatatatatatatatatata
The nucleotide sequence above comes from Hydra vulgaris chromosome 09, alternate assembly HydraT2T_AEP. Encoded proteins:
- the LOC101238983 gene encoding uncharacterized protein LOC101238983 isoform X3 — protein: MTQTRELKHDCFTCKLIGSSAGFASSMYILYQARSLKSWYAKLSCGLAACAREDRHIVVKYSNFPHKKICIFEAHQCVDLKIYGDFLITAGYDRTIKIWYWKNGHMVASLEGSIKPVYSIDIADNMLFSSDGRHIITWNIQTFTMLVKTPCFENGHIQEVKVVNPSLSNLCKCYDNYILITRSNRQLKVWQCMKSGALSFLNDLVIPNCEVNSFQPFICVHKDVVACSSEHGVCLWSLIDFKLIRCIPPKLCHPCAFNQLISSKQPTNCRVILLYYSHHLTMQYLVHKNKFQMAGVQEKTRLKVNWKFPSDEKWPWSHRKPGMACSVLNAENGLTTNVKVSMFVATQAKKIYCTFFDASDFDYTVIDASNIKL